The stretch of DNA GGCAAAATTGTAACATAGCGAAAACAGCTTGCCTATTTACCAAGGGCGCTCTAGCATTGTTTTTATTATGGAATCTAAAACTTTTCCGATTGTCTCGACACAGGCAAACGCCAACAGCAATTCAAGCACTAGTCAGCAAGCTTCGGTGCTGTTTACCTATTTGGTCCAACACTTACAATCTAAATCGAATCAGACGACACAGCAAGCCTTTGTTATTCCTAGCGATCTTAAAGCATCGTTAAGTCAATGGCTTAGTCTAAAGCCGCAACCCAATGTTGATACCATGCCAGCCGCAATCAAAAACTGGTTAGTGACATCGCTTAATAAATTCCAAAACCAACAAGGGCTAACAACACTTACGGCCTCTCAGTGGTTGCCACTCATTAGCAAAATGCAATTGTTGTCAGGAACCATTAACAATGCAAACCACACCGTACCCGACGCATTACGCCTATCCTGGCTAATTGGTTCATCTAGCCTTGCAAGTAAAAGCAGCGCAATTCAACAGTCTGGACAAGCCATGATTGGTGGATTGTTAAAGTTACTAATCCCTATAGCCATGCAAGATAAAGCCAGCCTCATTATAAGAGAACTGCCCGGTAGCGACACTTCTAGAAATGCCCAGAGCGAACAAACCTCAGTAAATCCTCTCCACCAGGAGGATAAACATGCAAAACAACAAAAAGTCTCGGAAAAACAGCATGAGCAACAATCTAATAACAAAGTGCAACACGGCATTTCACAAACTTTACGTTTTACTCTTACCTTTGACCTTGATCAGCAAGGAATACTTTCAATCGACGTTGACTTAAATGAGCTCAATTTAACCTCGGTTTGTCATTGCAGCCATCCATCACTCGTTACTAGTGTTGACAAGCACTGGCCATTATTAGCGAGTCGACTTGAAATGTTTGGTTTCAAAATAGAAAACAGTGTGCAATTAGATGAGCAGCTTACTGAAACGCAAAACAGTAGCAGCCACCGACTGATTGATATAAAAGTTTAACCAATTAACAATTAAAAGGAGGGAACATGGAAAATGAATTAGGTGCCTTATCGTTATTATACGATGGTAAAAATGCACCGAACGTCGCAATTAAAGGCTATCATCATTTAGCCGAACAAATTATCGCAAACGCAAAACAAAACGATTTGCTCGTTCACCAAGACCCTGAACTTTTTAAACGCCTTGAACACTTACAAGCTGGCCAGTCTATTCCACCTAATCTTTATGTGGTCATCGCCGAATTGATCGCCTTTAGTTACGTCTTACGCGGTAAGTTTCCAGAAAGTTGGAAATAAGCCTTTTTTCACTGCACTCGCTCGTTTAGAATACAAAACAACTGCTCAATGAAGAGCCCGTATTTTGCCAGGAATTTTCAATACTATGACGCGAAACTTGTTACGTGCAGCCTCTGCCTTTATCGCTTTCTCTAGTTTTGCCACGACAGCCGCAAGCGTGTCGGGCTACACTCCTTTAAATCAAGACCCTTTGCTCGAATCTCATATCGATCGCATTATGATAGCCGCAGAACGTGGCACAGTAAAAAAGCCCCTAGCAATAAACTCGCTAAAGCCGGCTTATCATAAAGTCTGTAATGTACAACAGCGACGCGCCCCAGCAGTACTTCGAGCATGTTTAGAAGTCAAAAAATACCTAAAAAAGGTCGACAGTGGCCGTTATATTAATCATGCAAGTATCGATTTAAAACTACGCAAAAGCTCAGATCTCTATGAGATGCAGCCGGCTATGACGTTAGCAAATCGTCGCGGTGAATCCTTTGACTCAAGCTGGTCAGTTCAAGGCCAAATGGTGTTAAATTTTGGCGAATACCTGGCATTTAGTGGTGGCGTTAAAGGATGGCAAGGCGAAACCAACTTAGAAGATACTTATATTTCAATTGGTGTACCCCAAGCTCAACTCGATATCGGCTACAAACCACATTGGTTATCACCATTTAAGCAGTCAGCAATGTTATTAAGCACTCATGCCCCTAGCTTTGCCAATATCTCACTTGCCAACAATGTCCCACTTACTAGCTGGAACATTAATTACGAATTGTTTGCAGGTCAGCTTTCAAATTCCGATAAAATTAGATTTGAAGGCCAATACACCAGTGGCAAGCCACTTATTACAGGCATGCACTTATCCATAGCACCTTTTGATGGTTTTACGCTTGCGGTAAATCGCGTTTTACAATCTGGCGGTGATCAGCGCGGTACTCCTAGCATTAGTGAAATTATTGATGCTTTTTTAGACCCTAGCGGTGCCGACAATACAAGCGATGACTTAAGCATTGACGAACAGTTTGGCAATCAAGCAGCTTCGATTGTTTCACGCTTTGACTTTAACGCCGCCGTGCCCTTCTCTATTTATTTAGAGTATGCCGGCGAAGATACGAGCCGAGGGACTAATTACCGCC from Psychrosphaera aestuarii encodes:
- a CDS encoding EscU/YscU/HrcU family type III secretion system export apparatus switch protein, with the translated sequence MENELGALSLLYDGKNAPNVAIKGYHHLAEQIIANAKQNDLLVHQDPELFKRLEHLQAGQSIPPNLYVVIAELIAFSYVLRGKFPESWK
- a CDS encoding capsule assembly Wzi family protein, yielding MTRNLLRAASAFIAFSSFATTAASVSGYTPLNQDPLLESHIDRIMIAAERGTVKKPLAINSLKPAYHKVCNVQQRRAPAVLRACLEVKKYLKKVDSGRYINHASIDLKLRKSSDLYEMQPAMTLANRRGESFDSSWSVQGQMVLNFGEYLAFSGGVKGWQGETNLEDTYISIGVPQAQLDIGYKPHWLSPFKQSAMLLSTHAPSFANISLANNVPLTSWNINYELFAGQLSNSDKIRFEGQYTSGKPLITGMHLSIAPFDGFTLAVNRVLQSGGDQRGTPSISEIIDAFLDPSGADNTSDDLSIDEQFGNQAASIVSRFDFNAAVPFSIYLEYAGEDTSRGTNYRLGNTSLSAGLVIPFVFNSLSLNYEYSQWQNAWYGHHVYVDGLQNEGSLIGHFAAEQRRRLSSIAGESVGATHHNLTLGWQVSPSNRFEFNYNQTKNEPLASYDYVTGRQFEVNWFGVIDDWDTRIILFTGKNTLAEKHSGLTLSVAW